In one window of uncultured Acetobacteroides sp. DNA:
- a CDS encoding PQQ-binding-like beta-propeller repeat protein, with product MNKYKVALAIPFTLASLALSAQTYTGKVFSVQTSKKGVSKEVPLSEVVVTDGVSVTSTRSDGTFELESLPKSRPSYIAITTPDEYSTAIFYQPVSGKAQPYQFQLNKIVEKKGHSAKFIMINDISQAQNERWLSSLKQQTFYFGVSFVVSTGKSVGELDLEKELGLPVYHAAYGNSKDDGFPNNYSFIRGGVHFVVLSGPSDSMQHPIHWLKNMLVGVGRSYPTILITSSAIVKHNEESLSANGDTLSLNDFNVKAIVDGGKNINLYDYTGKLTTSTICTAPLTSGGEDHSPAGFRLVSVTDKGIITTETILSNVPNSATIVSPGDTAYVEDNKIRFYANVSSSQSPIKRVRIGISRDTMAYKWSELNNVSPWTWSGFYVLTPADTASRYSVKLESFTESGQMMVAEKNISLVLRKDSTVLSKGLWGNLGGNAGHDANILIPFTGKLCHQWTASPQGATLFSSPMVVDSVVVTPLANDLAFNKSELTALHVKTGKSLWHFFPKGAVKNTFIIDGKNVVATDILGNVYAIDVNTGLPTWETSLGNYKDYDYVGSSFADSLYFTGNTDRIAALRLSDGSVVWTLGADVIYNGCESTLTVGDGVLLAQNRKGGLLGIDIRTGKIAWSTSSIGFSSSSISSSFSNGVFHVVSGNKYYAIDSKNGVVTNTATLPSAISTKSIPLISDNLLIYGSVNNGLVAYDLQNSRQQWSVEVGAALVNTLPGVHEHQKTVETSPVRIGSYVVFGASDGYLYVANISNGAVEQKINLGAPVLSSIAVVGDMLFVTDLSGNLSAFKLSLGKQIH from the coding sequence CACAAACATATACTGGTAAAGTCTTTTCTGTTCAGACTTCAAAAAAAGGCGTTTCGAAAGAGGTCCCACTTTCGGAGGTCGTTGTTACCGATGGAGTATCTGTAACTTCAACTCGATCCGATGGAACGTTTGAATTGGAATCTTTACCTAAGTCTAGGCCATCATACATCGCAATTACTACACCTGATGAATATTCTACTGCAATCTTCTATCAGCCTGTTAGCGGTAAAGCCCAGCCGTACCAGTTTCAGTTGAACAAAATAGTAGAAAAGAAGGGGCATTCTGCCAAATTTATAATGATTAACGATATCTCTCAAGCACAGAACGAGCGATGGCTGTCAAGCCTAAAGCAGCAGACGTTTTATTTTGGCGTTTCTTTCGTTGTGAGCACTGGAAAGAGCGTTGGTGAGCTCGATTTGGAGAAAGAACTAGGCTTGCCAGTTTACCATGCAGCTTATGGGAATAGTAAAGACGATGGATTTCCCAACAACTATTCGTTTATTAGAGGAGGAGTTCATTTTGTTGTGCTATCAGGTCCTTCCGATAGTATGCAGCATCCTATACATTGGCTGAAGAACATGCTTGTTGGTGTTGGTAGATCGTATCCTACAATACTAATTACAAGTTCTGCTATTGTAAAGCATAACGAGGAATCCCTTTCTGCAAATGGCGATACGCTCTCGCTAAACGATTTCAACGTAAAGGCAATAGTCGATGGCGGCAAGAATATTAACCTATATGATTATACCGGGAAACTTACCACATCAACAATCTGTACTGCACCGCTTACATCTGGTGGCGAAGATCATTCTCCTGCCGGTTTCCGATTGGTGTCGGTAACGGATAAAGGTATTATTACTACCGAAACTATTTTGTCGAACGTTCCTAATAGTGCAACCATCGTTTCTCCTGGCGATACTGCTTACGTGGAGGATAATAAGATTCGTTTCTACGCGAATGTTAGCAGTTCTCAGTCTCCAATTAAGCGCGTTCGAATTGGAATCTCGCGAGATACCATGGCGTATAAGTGGAGCGAACTAAATAACGTTTCGCCATGGACATGGAGCGGGTTTTACGTACTTACACCTGCCGATACTGCCTCTCGTTATTCTGTTAAGCTTGAATCTTTCACCGAAAGCGGGCAGATGATGGTTGCAGAAAAGAATATTTCGTTGGTATTACGGAAAGATTCTACAGTTCTGTCGAAAGGTTTGTGGGGTAATTTAGGAGGAAATGCTGGGCATGATGCGAATATTCTTATTCCGTTTACAGGAAAACTTTGTCATCAGTGGACTGCAAGTCCTCAAGGGGCAACGTTGTTCTCGTCTCCTATGGTAGTCGATTCTGTTGTTGTAACACCTTTGGCTAATGATCTAGCATTTAACAAGTCGGAATTAACCGCATTACATGTAAAGACAGGTAAAAGCCTTTGGCATTTCTTCCCTAAGGGGGCGGTGAAAAATACCTTTATTATTGATGGTAAGAATGTAGTTGCTACCGATATATTGGGTAATGTTTATGCTATTGATGTAAATACAGGTCTACCCACTTGGGAAACATCTCTAGGTAACTATAAAGATTACGACTATGTAGGAAGTTCGTTTGCCGATAGCCTCTACTTTACGGGAAATACTGATCGTATTGCTGCGCTGAGGCTCTCCGATGGTTCTGTAGTTTGGACCTTAGGTGCTGATGTGATATACAATGGTTGCGAATCCACTTTAACGGTCGGAGATGGAGTACTTCTTGCTCAAAATCGTAAAGGTGGCTTATTGGGTATTGATATCCGTACTGGAAAAATTGCGTGGAGCACATCAAGCATAGGCTTTTCTTCGAGTAGTATCTCGTCATCATTTAGCAACGGCGTTTTCCATGTTGTTTCGGGGAACAAATATTATGCGATTGATTCAAAAAATGGAGTTGTAACAAATACTGCAACGCTTCCTTCTGCGATAAGCACTAAGTCAATTCCGCTTATATCCGACAATTTGCTAATCTACGGTAGCGTTAATAATGGCTTGGTTGCTTACGATTTGCAGAATAGCAGGCAGCAGTGGAGTGTTGAAGTTGGAGCAGCACTGGTGAATACGCTTCCTGGAGTTCACGAACATCAAAAAACTGTTGAAACCTCGCCGGTAAGAATTGGCAGCTATGTGGTGTTTGGCGCTTCTGATGGTTACTTATACGTGGCAAACATTTCCAATGGGGCTGTAGAGCAAAAGATTAATCTTGGAGCACCTGTTCTTTCTTCGATTGCTGTTGTTGGCGATATGCTTTTTGTAACTGATCTTTCGGGTAACCTCTCTGCATTCAAACTTTCTCTCGGAAAGCAAATACATTAA